One Sphingobacteruim zhuxiongii DNA window includes the following coding sequences:
- the asnA gene encoding aspartate--ammonia ligase, translated as MGRHILKREQAITFVKETFATKLKHALNLIPVSSPIVVLDGTGINDDLNGIERPVSFPIKSLQDQRAVVVHSLAKWKRIRLKELELEPEEGILTDMRALRPDEDYSPIHSIYVDQWDWEKCILPKDRSLAYLKLTVEKIYQVIYETEQAVAAQYPHIAAVLPSEIHFVSAEELLQKYPNSTGKERENAIAKEYGAVFIYGIGGSLTNGEPHDGRAADYDDWSTGNERGYHGLNGDILVWNPILNTAFELSSMGIRVDKKALLTQLEIRNSLDRQKLTFHQMLLNDQLPESIGGGIGQSRICMFMLKLQHIGEVQVSIWDQLKKTELLDKGVELL; from the coding sequence ATGGGACGTCATATCTTAAAAAGAGAACAAGCAATTACGTTTGTTAAGGAGACTTTTGCGACTAAACTCAAGCATGCATTAAACCTAATTCCAGTATCGTCACCTATTGTGGTATTGGATGGAACAGGCATCAATGATGATTTAAATGGCATTGAGCGACCAGTATCCTTTCCGATAAAATCACTACAAGACCAAAGAGCCGTTGTAGTACATTCTTTGGCGAAATGGAAAAGAATTCGTTTAAAAGAATTGGAATTAGAACCGGAAGAAGGAATTCTTACCGACATGCGCGCCTTGCGTCCCGATGAGGACTACTCCCCGATTCACTCTATCTATGTAGATCAATGGGATTGGGAAAAATGTATCCTTCCAAAAGATAGAAGCTTAGCCTATTTAAAACTAACGGTAGAGAAAATCTATCAGGTTATCTATGAAACTGAACAGGCTGTCGCTGCACAGTATCCACATATCGCTGCTGTATTACCTTCAGAGATTCACTTTGTATCGGCTGAGGAGCTCTTGCAAAAATACCCAAACAGTACGGGTAAGGAACGTGAGAATGCTATTGCTAAAGAATACGGTGCAGTTTTCATTTACGGAATTGGCGGTTCATTAACCAATGGCGAGCCACATGACGGGCGTGCAGCTGATTACGATGATTGGAGCACAGGAAATGAGCGTGGATATCATGGCTTAAATGGAGATATTCTCGTTTGGAATCCAATCCTAAATACTGCCTTTGAATTATCTTCAATGGGTATCCGCGTCGATAAGAAAGCTTTGTTAACGCAATTAGAGATCCGAAACAGTCTAGATCGTCAAAAATTAACGTTCCATCAAATGTTATTGAATGATCAACTTCCAGAATCAATTGGTGGTGGTATTGGTCAATCACGTATTTGCATGTTTATGTTGAAGCTTCAACACATCGGGGAAGTACAAGTAAGCATCTGGGATCAATTGAAAAAGACAGAACTACTCGATAAAGGTGTCGAAC
- a CDS encoding anthranilate synthase component I family protein codes for MAEAIFEVNTDLFLSKALQWSKGFDQVCLFQSNGFSDQYSQVDCLLAVAAKEVFTSTAGQSTFERLEQFKSRFPDTWIPGFLSYDLKNELEDLHTQFPNRTGFPDAYFFVPQYILRFKSGSVQIIADFPNEIYQAIQKEETLDPSYQVRGQVRSRMSKDDYFQAFHHILDHIKRGDIYEANLCQEFYAESAHIDQPESLFQKLNELSPTPFACFFRVNQSYILSASPERFLAKRGNTLISQPIKGTAPRGKNEAEDIALKQNLASNPKEIAENVMIVDLVRNDLTRSAIPGTVQVTEKLGLYSFKHVHQLISTISCEKNPELTDAEVLENTFPAGSMTGAPKISAMQLCDLYETARRGVYSGAIGYFAPEGDFDFNVVIRTIIYHAENQYLSFHTGGAITIDAEAEKEYAECLTKASAILSALGQSL; via the coding sequence ATGGCCGAAGCCATTTTTGAAGTGAATACCGATTTGTTTTTGTCTAAGGCCCTACAGTGGTCGAAAGGCTTTGATCAAGTTTGCTTATTTCAATCTAATGGATTTAGCGATCAATATTCACAAGTAGACTGTCTATTGGCTGTTGCTGCGAAAGAGGTATTTACATCTACAGCAGGTCAATCAACATTCGAACGTTTAGAACAATTTAAATCCCGGTTTCCAGATACATGGATCCCGGGATTTCTTAGTTATGACCTAAAGAACGAACTGGAAGATCTACATACCCAATTCCCTAATCGGACAGGATTTCCAGACGCTTACTTCTTTGTTCCTCAATATATCCTGCGCTTCAAATCAGGCAGCGTACAGATCATAGCGGATTTCCCAAATGAGATTTATCAAGCAATCCAAAAGGAGGAAACCTTAGACCCTTCCTATCAAGTACGCGGGCAAGTGAGATCCAGGATGTCGAAAGATGACTATTTTCAGGCCTTTCATCATATTCTGGACCATATCAAGCGAGGTGATATCTATGAGGCGAATCTGTGTCAGGAATTCTATGCAGAATCCGCACATATCGATCAGCCGGAAAGCTTATTTCAGAAACTGAATGAGCTATCTCCTACCCCGTTTGCTTGTTTCTTTCGCGTCAATCAATCTTATATCTTGAGTGCGTCTCCGGAGCGTTTCCTAGCGAAGCGAGGAAATACCTTAATCTCTCAGCCAATCAAGGGTACTGCGCCACGTGGGAAGAATGAGGCTGAGGATATAGCTCTCAAGCAAAACTTAGCGAGCAACCCGAAAGAGATTGCAGAGAACGTCATGATAGTCGATTTAGTAAGAAATGATTTAACACGTAGTGCTATCCCCGGCACCGTGCAGGTTACAGAGAAGCTAGGGCTATATAGCTTTAAGCATGTTCATCAGTTGATTTCAACAATCTCCTGTGAAAAGAATCCCGAATTAACGGATGCGGAAGTCCTTGAAAATACGTTCCCTGCTGGATCAATGACTGGTGCTCCAAAAATATCAGCCATGCAGCTTTGCGACCTTTACGAAACCGCTCGTAGAGGTGTTTATTCTGGCGCCATTGGTTACTTCGCCCCAGAAGGAGATTTCGACTTTAACGTCGTTATTCGCACGATCATCTACCATGCTGAAAATCAATACCTATCCTTCCATACGGGTGGAGCGATCACAATCGATGCAGAAGCAGAAAAGGAATATGCCGAATGTTTAACGAAGGCATCTGCGATTCTTTCGGCATTAGGGCAATCTCTTTAA